In Molothrus aeneus isolate 106 chromosome 3, BPBGC_Maene_1.0, whole genome shotgun sequence, a single genomic region encodes these proteins:
- the MRPL33 gene encoding large ribosomal subunit protein bL33m isoform X1, with product MFLTAAAPVAKSKSKYILVRMKSAAETGYCFNIRRLRLQEKLVLLRYDPIAKQRVLFTEKRKIRSV from the exons ATGTTCCTGACGGCGGCGGCCC cagtggCCAAGAGCAAATCTAA ATACATTCTGGTGAGGATGAAGAGTGCTGCAGAGACAGGCTACTGCTTCAACATCAGGAGACTGCGGCTGCAGGAAAAACTGGTCCTGCTGAGATACGATCCCATCG CAAAACAACGTGTCCTCTtcacagagaagagaaaaatccGTTCTGTGTGA
- the MRPL33 gene encoding large ribosomal subunit protein bL33m isoform X2, with translation MFLTAAALAKSKSKYILVRMKSAAETGYCFNIRRLRLQEKLVLLRYDPIAKQRVLFTEKRKIRSV, from the exons ATGTTCCTGACGGCGGCGGCCC tggCCAAGAGCAAATCTAA ATACATTCTGGTGAGGATGAAGAGTGCTGCAGAGACAGGCTACTGCTTCAACATCAGGAGACTGCGGCTGCAGGAAAAACTGGTCCTGCTGAGATACGATCCCATCG CAAAACAACGTGTCCTCTtcacagagaagagaaaaatccGTTCTGTGTGA